A section of the Trichomycterus rosablanca isolate fTriRos1 chromosome 6, fTriRos1.hap1, whole genome shotgun sequence genome encodes:
- the zmynd10 gene encoding zinc finger MYND domain-containing protein 10, with product MDSLLIHGEAEGFIQSLEKVALRDVGSPKWFRQHEYTEKLNMQAILHANANQEEFIKDLIVSLAKIPTLVHGMIVVEIWKQKVFPILCKLQDFTPKSTFPLYMVIHHEATIINLLETIMYHKESCEAAEDAVVDLVDYCHRKLTLLAGRCSRGEFPTEDRTLQTELSELNSVQDLQNHSSMLEFDISLKALSVLRYITDHVESLNLSVVTRMLNTHNLPCVLVQLVDHCPWSIRTGGKLKKYEEGKWREVPAEDRLKMTKLDGQVWIALLNLLLKPECQRKYDLNNFNKSQLLKLRGFLTEVVIDQLPNLADLQRFLSHLAVTDTAPPKKYLIIEQLPEIWNDIIAENSGKWKAIAKHQVLKVFNPSECELREQANRLAETYNLDVMESLILDKPKCGACGAVGVKRCSRCQGEWYCNRECQVKHWPKHKITCQMIAEATEKLQKELNIKK from the exons ATGGATTCTCTGCTTATACATGGAGAGGCTGAAGGTTTTATTCAAAGTTTAGAAAAAGTAGCGTTGCGTGATGTTGGGAGTCCCAA ATGGTTTCGTCAACATGAATACACTGAGAAACTCAACATGCAAGCAATACTTCATGCAAACGCAAATCAAGAGGAGTTCATCAAAGACCTTATTGTGTCACTTGCAAAG ATACCCACATTGGTTCATGGAATGATAGTCGTGGAAATTTGGAAACAGAAAGTGTTCCCTATTTTATGTAAGCTTCAGGACTTCACTCCAAAGAGCACTTTCCCTCTGTACATGGtg atTCATCATGAGGCTACAATAATAAACCTTCTAGAAACAATTATGTACCATAAG GAATCGTGTGAAGCAGCAGAGGATGCTGTTGTGGACCTTGTGGATTACTGCCATCGTAAATTGACTCTGCTGGCTGGACGCTGTTCCCGAGGAGAGTTCCCTACTGAAGACAGAACCTTACAAACAGAACTCTCAGAACTAAACTCTGTACAG gaTCTACAGAATCATAGCAGCATGTTAGAGTTTGATATCTCTCTGAAGGCTCTCTCGGTGCTGCGCTACATTACTGATCATGTAGAAAG TTTGAATTTGAGTGTGGTGACAAGGATGCTGAACACGCATAACTTGCCCTGTGTACTAGTTCAGCTTGTAGATCATTGTCCCTGGAGCATTAGAACTGGAG GTAAACTGAAGAAGTACGAGGAGGGAAAATGGagggaggtccctgctgaggaTCGACTTAAGATGACCAAACTGGACGGTCAGGTGTGGATCGCTTTGCTTAATCTGCTGCTTAAACCAGAATGCCAACGGAAATATGATTTAAACAACTTCAACAAAAGCCAGCTTTTAAAG cTGCGTGGGTTTTTGACAGAAGTTGTTATAGATCAGCTACCGAACCTTGCTGATCTGCAGCGTTTCCTCAGTCACCTAGCTGTTACAGACACCGCACCTCCAAAAAAATACCTCATAATTGAGCAG CTACCAGAAATTTGGAATGACATTATCGCTGAGAATTCTGGGAAGTGGAAAGCCATAGCCAAACACCAAGTGCTGAAAGTGTTCAACCCATCTGAGTGTGAGCTGAGAGAACAAGCAAACAG GTTGGCTGAGACTTATAATCTTGATGTAATGGAGAGTCTTATCCTGGATAAGCCAAAATGTGGTGCATGTGGAGCAGTGGGAGTCAAGCGTTGCTCCCGCTGTCAAGGAGAGTGGTACTGCAACAG AGAGTGTCAGGTGAAGCATTGGCCCAAACACAAAATCACATGCCAGATGATAGCAGAGGCCACTGAGAAACTTCAGAAGGAGCTGAACATTAAGAAATGA